DNA from Candidatus Neomarinimicrobiota bacterium:
ATCATTTCATCTAAAGTGTCGAAATAGGCGGTGACTGCTTTTTCAATCAAATAGGTTCGTGTCCTTTCCAAAACACTTCCGTAGTGATCCAAATCAGCCAAAATATTTTCATCCATTCTTATATTGATTAGTTTCTTCATTGTTTACCTTTTGTAATTATATGAATTTACATGTACTTACAACGCACTACAATCAATTATTGATTAGTCAAAAAAATAATTTCACTTAAAAAGAGACACCAACGGTAAAAAGAGTTCTTTGAGTGTAACGTCCACCCCGAAGCAAAAAAGCCCTCTTTCGAGGGCTTTTTAGTTTATATAGATAAAGCTATTTCATAAGAACCATCTTTTTAACTGAATGAAATTCTCCGGCCGAAATTCGATATAAATACATCCCTGCGCTTACTGGCTGTCCTAAATTGTTGGTGGCATTCCAAACAACTGATTTATAGCCGGCACTTTGTTGATTGTTAACCAATGTTCTCACTTCACGTCCCATAATATCATATATCATAATAATTACTTGTGAGTTTTCAGGTAAGTCATATCGAAGGGTTGTGGTTGGATTAAATGGATTTGGATAATTTTGTTCTAAAGATAGTTGTGTTGGCAAGATATCAGTTGGTTCATCAACATTCACTTCGGCTTCGGCAAACCAAATTACTGGCGAGGCTGCATAATATGATTCCGGATCATCTATATTAAGGGCATTTCCCACGGTATCGATACTTTCAGTAACCGTATCATATATTCTCATATGTCCTGGAATTAGTATCATTCCTCCAAAAAGCCATTCGTTAAATACAACTTTTGTTCCATCTGGTGACCATGATTGACCCATGGCAATAGACGCAAAATTATCACCGCCAAAATAACCAAGATAGGAAGATTCATTGGAAGCAATATCATAAATCCAATGTTCATTACTACCTAGAGTATCACTACAGGTGGTATAAACAAATTTATCTAAATCAGTTTCTTTTGTTTTTAAAATAGATGGTATACAATAATAGCCTATTTCACCTGTGCATGGATTATCTGTTAATTGCGTTATATAGCCATAAGTACTGTGTATTCCAAAAAGTTGAGCACAATTATTATCATCAAGAAAAGTTAAGTAAATAAAACCATTATCACTCCAAATCGGGTTATTAACCCAAATGCCGTTTCCACTAATAACTAAATAAGGGATTGTGGCTAATATGGTTGTTTCACCGCTTTCAATGTCAGCTACAATTACATCAACGTCCATAAAATAATCTTCCGTGTCTTCATCTTCAGTTAGTTTAAAATAGAGTACCTGTTGTCCGTTCGGTGAAAGTGCCATATTATCAAAAGCGGAACTCAATGAGTCACTTAACATTGTGATTGAACTATCAGCAAAAGAATATTTATATAATTGCCAATTTGAATATTGAGATCCTTCCATATATAGCACAATATTTTCATCATGGGTAAATCTTGGATTTGTCGGATAAATACCGGTTATTGAACTGATGGTGTCCGATGTTTCAGTATTGTAAATACTAAAACTCACTGGTCCAAGCTGATCCCAACCCATATTTCCAATTAGTTCATAATTAACGTATAATAATTTGGTACCGTCTTCAGAAAGATCGGAATATCGAACGTCTTCTAATATTATTTCATTGACAGATCCATCGGGTGAAATTCTGTTCACGCTAAAATCCATTCCCACACCCCATTCGTAGTTCGTCATATTGTTGAAATAAATCCATTCTTCCGATTGCGAAAGACAGAAAGATGTCAGTATTGTGATAAGTAATATATTTTTCATTTTATATCCGATTCCAGTTTACAACCCAGCCATAATAAAATTAACCATCGTGGAAACATCCAACATATCGATTGAATCATCACCATTAAAGTCTGCAAGGCCATTATAACTTGAACTGTTTATAATTAAATCAACGATCAAGAGAACATCAAAGATATCAATCGATTCATCACTATTTAAATCACCCACAGTTTGGCACTCCACATTTGTAGCAAAAATTGAAGCTGATGGCGGAACTTCTAATAACACATCGCAATTGGAGGGATCGTTGCGAACAAAAT
Protein-coding regions in this window:
- a CDS encoding T9SS type A sorting domain-containing protein, with translation MKNILLITILTSFCLSQSEEWIYFNNMTNYEWGVGMDFSVNRISPDGSVNEIILEDVRYSDLSEDGTKLLYVNYELIGNMGWDQLGPVSFSIYNTETSDTISSITGIYPTNPRFTHDENIVLYMEGSQYSNWQLYKYSFADSSITMLSDSLSSAFDNMALSPNGQQVLYFKLTEDEDTEDYFMDVDVIVADIESGETTILATIPYLVISGNGIWVNNPIWSDNGFIYLTFLDDNNCAQLFGIHSTYGYITQLTDNPCTGEIGYYCIPSILKTKETDLDKFVYTTCSDTLGSNEHWIYDIASNESSYLGYFGGDNFASIAMGQSWSPDGTKVVFNEWLFGGMILIPGHMRIYDTVTESIDTVGNALNIDDPESYYAASPVIWFAEAEVNVDEPTDILPTQLSLEQNYPNPFNPTTTLRYDLPENSQVIIMIYDIMGREVRTLVNNQQSAGYKSVVWNATNNLGQPVSAGMYLYRISAGEFHSVKKMVLMK
- a CDS encoding CopG family transcriptional regulator, with translation MKKLINIRMDENILADLDHYGSVLERTRTYLIEKAVTAYFDTLDEM